In a single window of the Acidobacteriota bacterium genome:
- a CDS encoding ABC transporter ATP-binding protein, producing MIEYDQDEILGRVYDGRLARRMLGYLHPYRWVVGASVALLLLVSALQLAGPLLTLIAIDDHIRIGDRTGLTYLALLYLGLLILQFGCTFAQTWLMNWTGQRVMHDLRVQIFRHVQTLHVGYFDRNPVGRLITRVTNDVDVLNELFTAGVVSIFGDIFLLGGIVTVMLWRDWQLALVTFSVLPLIFVATMIFKIKVRGSYRWVRACVVKINAFLQENITGMPVVQVFVQEDRKFGQFRERNREHLQANIQSIFYYAIFYPVINLVGALAIALILWYGGGRVLDGVLTLGTLVAFLQYSERFFKPISDLSEKFNILQSAMASSERIFKLLDTRAQVRPPSKPTPLPPGGGAIEFRNVTFAYKEDTPVLRNLSLRIAPGERVAIVGPTGAGKTTLINLICRFYDVRNGGILIDGIPIAHLDPGELRRRMAVVLQDVFLFSGTIEENVRLWRAPIDRPQVTEAVRHVNALDFIREKPQGLDSPVTERGASLSVGQRQLLAFARALAHDPRILILDEATSSVDTETEILIQDALNTLMEGRTSIVIAHRLSTIQNCDRIVVLRQGRIEEEGTHQELLKLRGLYYKLYQLQYQDEAIGVGSEA from the coding sequence ATGATCGAGTACGACCAGGACGAGATCCTGGGCCGGGTCTACGACGGGCGATTGGCGCGGCGGATGCTGGGATATCTTCATCCCTACCGCTGGGTCGTGGGCGCGTCGGTCGCGCTGCTCCTGCTGGTGTCGGCCCTGCAACTGGCGGGTCCGCTCCTGACCCTGATCGCCATCGACGACCACATCCGCATCGGCGACCGGACCGGGCTCACCTATCTGGCGCTGCTCTACCTGGGCCTCCTGATTCTGCAATTCGGCTGCACTTTCGCACAGACCTGGCTGATGAACTGGACCGGGCAGCGGGTCATGCACGATCTGAGGGTCCAGATCTTCCGTCACGTCCAGACGTTGCACGTCGGCTATTTCGACAGGAATCCGGTGGGTCGCCTGATCACCCGCGTCACCAACGACGTGGACGTGCTCAACGAGCTCTTCACGGCGGGCGTGGTGAGCATCTTCGGGGATATCTTCCTGCTGGGCGGCATCGTGACGGTCATGCTCTGGCGGGATTGGCAATTGGCCCTGGTCACCTTCTCCGTCCTGCCTCTCATCTTCGTGGCCACCATGATCTTCAAGATCAAGGTTCGAGGATCCTATCGATGGGTCCGGGCCTGCGTGGTCAAGATCAACGCCTTCCTCCAGGAGAACATCACCGGCATGCCGGTAGTGCAGGTCTTCGTCCAGGAAGACCGCAAGTTCGGCCAGTTCCGGGAACGGAATCGGGAGCACCTGCAGGCCAATATTCAATCCATCTTCTACTACGCCATCTTCTATCCGGTGATCAACCTGGTGGGCGCGCTGGCCATCGCCCTGATCCTCTGGTACGGAGGCGGCCGCGTGCTGGACGGAGTCCTGACCCTGGGCACGCTCGTGGCCTTCCTTCAGTATTCGGAGCGCTTCTTCAAGCCCATCAGCGACCTGAGCGAAAAGTTCAACATCCTGCAGAGCGCCATGGCCAGCTCGGAGCGGATCTTCAAGCTCCTGGACACGCGGGCCCAGGTTCGGCCTCCGTCGAAACCCACACCGCTGCCGCCGGGCGGCGGGGCCATCGAGTTCCGCAACGTGACGTTCGCCTACAAGGAAGATACGCCGGTCCTGCGGAACCTGAGCCTGAGGATTGCCCCTGGCGAACGAGTGGCCATCGTGGGACCCACCGGTGCGGGAAAGACCACTCTCATCAACCTGATCTGCAGGTTTTACGACGTCCGGAACGGGGGCATTCTCATCGACGGAATCCCCATCGCCCACCTGGACCCGGGGGAACTGAGGCGCAGGATGGCAGTCGTGCTCCAGGATGTCTTTCTCTTCAGCGGCACCATCGAAGAGAACGTCCGGCTCTGGAGGGCTCCCATCGACCGGCCCCAAGTGACGGAGGCGGTGCGCCACGTCAATGCCCTGGACTTCATCCGGGAGAAACCGCAGGGACTCGACTCGCCGGTGACCGAAAGGGGCGCGTCGTTGTCCGTGGGACAGAGGCAGCTGTTGGCCTTCGCCCGCGCCCTGGCCCACGACCCCAGAATCCTGATCCTGGACGAGGCCACCTCGTCGGTCGACACGGAGACCGAGATTCTCATCCAGGACGCGTTGAACACGCTCATGGAGGGACGAACCTCCATCGTCATCGCCCACCGCCTCTCCACCATCCAGAACTGCGACCGTATCGTCGTTCTCCGCCAGGGCAGAATCGAGGAAGAAGGCACCCATCAGGAACTGCTCAAGCTGCGGGGGCTCTATTACAAGTTGTACCAGCTCCAGTACCAGGATGAGGCAATAGGAGTCGGCAGTGAGGCGTGA
- a CDS encoding ABC transporter ATP-binding protein, with amino-acid sequence MPPEPAGAGRAWALATLIPYLRQYRARIATGVVMVLMTNVAVVVTPQVLGWAVDDLTEGADAGLLLRYAGLLLALSCAEGLFRYLMRWILIGVSRRIEFDLRNDLFRHLQRLTPSFYQRHSTGDVMARSTNDLGAVRMVLGPGIMYSVNTLFMVVLTVTILIRTDAGLALLTLAPLLLVSYCVKFFGRKIHRRFEKIQEQFSMLTTLVQENVSGIRVVKAYNQESAFVNRFRDANREYMKRSMALVKIWGVFYPLLAFLLGLSAVFLLWYGGRQVMDGALSLGALVSFIFYLARLTWPTIALGWVINTFERGSASMGRINRILATQPDVLDDGGIPAEAVEGRVEVKNLTFSYNGTPVLKNLEFELPAGDTLAIVGSTGSGKSTLVHLLCRLYPVPRGRILIDGRDVNDISLTHLRRSIGCVPQDTFLFSESIRDNLTFGAPDASDQAIREAARTSNILGEIQRFPDRMATFVGERGLTLSGGQKQRMTIARALLTDPRILVLDDSLSSVDTYTEEEILKRLAPVIAGRTTILISHRISTVKGADQILVLDRGRIVQRGRHRELLRTAGPYAEMHRKQLLEQELGIA; translated from the coding sequence ATGCCCCCTGAGCCAGCCGGAGCCGGTCGAGCGTGGGCCCTGGCCACCTTGATCCCCTACCTGAGGCAATACCGCGCCCGCATCGCGACCGGTGTCGTGATGGTCCTCATGACCAATGTGGCGGTGGTCGTCACGCCCCAGGTCCTGGGATGGGCGGTCGATGATCTCACCGAGGGAGCCGACGCCGGCCTCCTGCTCCGCTACGCCGGACTGCTGCTGGCCCTGAGCTGTGCCGAGGGCCTTTTCCGATACCTGATGAGGTGGATCCTCATCGGCGTCTCCCGCCGGATCGAATTCGACCTGCGCAACGACCTCTTCCGGCACCTTCAGCGCCTGACCCCCTCCTTCTACCAGCGGCATTCCACGGGAGACGTAATGGCCCGGTCCACCAACGACCTGGGCGCCGTTCGAATGGTGCTGGGACCGGGCATCATGTACTCGGTCAACACCCTGTTCATGGTCGTGCTGACCGTCACCATACTGATTCGAACCGACGCCGGCCTGGCCCTTCTCACCCTGGCCCCCCTCCTGCTGGTCTCCTACTGCGTCAAGTTTTTCGGGCGCAAGATCCACCGGAGATTCGAAAAGATCCAGGAACAATTCTCGATGCTGACGACCCTGGTTCAGGAGAACGTCTCGGGAATCCGGGTCGTCAAGGCCTACAACCAGGAGTCCGCCTTCGTCAACCGGTTTCGAGACGCCAACCGGGAATACATGAAGCGGAGCATGGCCCTGGTCAAAATCTGGGGGGTCTTCTATCCCCTCCTCGCTTTCCTGTTGGGCCTGTCGGCCGTCTTTCTCCTCTGGTACGGAGGACGGCAGGTCATGGACGGAGCGCTGTCTCTCGGCGCCCTGGTCTCGTTCATCTTCTATCTGGCCCGTCTGACCTGGCCCACCATCGCCCTGGGATGGGTCATCAACACCTTCGAGCGGGGGTCGGCGTCCATGGGCAGGATCAACCGGATCCTGGCGACCCAACCGGATGTGCTGGACGATGGCGGCATTCCGGCCGAGGCCGTCGAAGGCCGGGTGGAAGTCAAAAATCTCACCTTTTCCTACAACGGGACACCGGTTTTGAAGAACCTGGAATTCGAGCTGCCCGCGGGCGACACACTCGCCATCGTGGGCAGCACCGGAAGCGGAAAATCCACCTTGGTGCATCTGCTCTGCCGCCTCTACCCGGTGCCCAGGGGACGGATCCTCATCGACGGCAGGGACGTCAACGACATTTCCCTGACCCACCTGCGCCGAAGCATCGGCTGCGTTCCCCAGGACACGTTCCTCTTTTCCGAATCGATCCGGGACAACCTGACGTTCGGAGCACCGGACGCCTCCGACCAAGCCATCCGGGAGGCTGCGCGCACCAGCAACATCCTGGGAGAGATTCAACGCTTCCCCGACCGTATGGCCACCTTCGTGGGTGAGAGAGGCCTGACCCTCTCCGGTGGACAGAAACAACGGATGACCATTGCGAGAGCGCTCCTGACGGACCCCAGGATCCTGGTTCTCGACGACTCGCTCTCCAGCGTCGACACCTACACGGAAGAGGAGATCCTGAAGCGGCTCGCTCCCGTCATCGCCGGAAGAACCACCATCCTCATCTCCCACCGCATCTCGACGGTCAAGGGGGCGGACCAGATCCTGGTGTTGGACCGCGGACGAATCGTGCAGAGAGGAAGGCACCGCGAGTTGCTCCGGACCGCGGGCCCTTACGCCGAAATGCACCGAAAGCAGTTGCTGGAGCAGGAGCTGGGAATCGCATGA
- the mltG gene encoding endolytic transglycosylase MltG, with product MIRRLLIAALILVAMARAGSNWWDARISEPHLGRTTGSRLLTVPFGASVRGIGRMLQEADVIRSGLVFAAYVRWSGADPLQAGEYLFENPASLTQVVQVLREGRVHQYRITIPEGLTLDEIIDRFVQEGLGLRHELEPLAGRIDLLGGLDPEATDLEGYLFPDTYHFTRSDQELTLVSTLVTRFKEVWTPQRQKRADDLDLTIREVITLASLIEKETALPAERALVSAVFHNRLRRNIKLDCDPTIIYAIRKSGDYDGVLHKSDLSLDSPYNTYLYAGLPPGPIANPGTASIDAALHPAPVRHLYFVSRNDGSHVFSTSYRAHQRAVRRYQR from the coding sequence ATGATCCGGCGACTGCTGATCGCGGCCCTGATTCTGGTTGCAATGGCCCGGGCCGGGTCCAACTGGTGGGACGCCCGCATCAGCGAACCCCATCTGGGGCGTACGACCGGGAGCCGGCTGCTGACCGTGCCCTTCGGAGCGTCGGTGAGAGGAATCGGCCGGATGCTCCAGGAAGCGGACGTCATTCGGTCCGGCCTCGTCTTTGCGGCCTATGTTCGGTGGAGTGGCGCCGACCCTCTCCAGGCGGGCGAATACCTTTTTGAGAATCCCGCCAGCCTGACCCAAGTGGTGCAGGTCCTGAGGGAGGGCCGGGTTCACCAGTATCGCATCACCATCCCCGAAGGATTGACCCTGGACGAGATCATCGACCGTTTCGTCCAGGAAGGATTGGGACTGCGGCACGAGCTGGAGCCTCTGGCCGGCCGCATCGACCTGCTGGGCGGCCTGGACCCCGAGGCCACGGACCTGGAGGGCTACCTGTTCCCCGACACCTACCACTTCACGCGTTCAGACCAGGAGCTGACCCTGGTCTCCACGCTGGTGACCCGCTTCAAGGAGGTGTGGACCCCCCAGCGGCAGAAGCGCGCCGACGACCTGGACCTCACCATCCGGGAGGTGATCACCCTGGCCTCCCTCATCGAGAAGGAGACCGCGCTCCCTGCGGAGCGGGCTCTGGTTTCCGCCGTGTTTCACAACCGGCTTCGGCGGAACATCAAGCTGGACTGCGACCCGACGATCATCTACGCCATCCGGAAGAGCGGCGACTACGACGGAGTGCTTCACAAGAGCGACCTGAGCCTGGACTCTCCGTACAACACCTATCTCTACGCGGGACTCCCTCCCGGCCCCATCGCCAACCCCGGGACCGCATCCATTGACGCCGCCCTCCACCCGGCCCCGGTCAGGCACCTCTATTTCGTCTCCCGGAACGACGGCAGCCACGTCTTTTCCACCAGCTACCGGGCGCACCAGCGGGCCGTGCGCCGCTACCAGCGCTGA
- the ruvX gene encoding Holliday junction resolvase RuvX, whose product MTRWMALDVGSKRCGVAITDPLKLTSRPLLTFERKSLEEDVARITGLLREYRVERLIVGQPRHLSGRPSSIAQAAVPLVTRLRGLGTVRVEWMDERLSTKEAESVMRELGIPPHQRWQKKDEFSAAVILKWYLEERATPGSRG is encoded by the coding sequence ATGACCCGATGGATGGCCTTGGACGTGGGTTCCAAGCGGTGCGGAGTCGCCATCACCGACCCCCTGAAATTGACGTCCCGTCCACTGCTCACGTTTGAACGGAAGAGCCTGGAGGAGGATGTGGCGAGGATCACCGGACTCCTGCGGGAATACCGGGTGGAGAGACTGATCGTGGGGCAACCCCGGCATCTGAGCGGCCGGCCCAGCTCCATCGCGCAAGCCGCCGTCCCCCTGGTGACCCGACTGCGCGGACTGGGGACGGTTCGGGTAGAGTGGATGGACGAACGCCTGTCGACCAAGGAGGCCGAATCGGTCATGCGGGAACTGGGGATCCCGCCCCACCAGAGGTGGCAGAAGAAGGACGAATTCTCGGCGGCGGTGATTCTGAAATGGTACCTGGAAGAGCGGGCCACTCCCGGATCGCGGGGATGA